Within Conexibacter woesei DSM 14684, the genomic segment GACAGCAATCCAGGACGACCGGGTCAGAGCCCGGGCGGGAGCGTGGACCTCGAAGGGCGGTGGGTGTTGCCGGGGTTCGTCGACGTGCACGTGCACGGCGGCGGCGGCGCGCAGTTCAACACCGCCGACCCGGAGGAGGTCCTGCGCGTCGCCCGCTTCCACGCGCAGCACGGCACGACCGCGCTGCTGGCGACGACGGTCGCGGCGCCGGTCGACGACCTGCTCGTCGCGCTCGGTGCGATCCGGACGGCCGTCGAGACGCCGGCCGCCGACGCCGCCGAGCTGCTCGGGATCCACCTCGAAGGGCCGTTCCTCAGCCGCCGCTGGCCCGGCGCGATGGATCCCGGCCACTTCCTCGACCCCGACCCCGCGCTGCTCGACCGGCTGCTGGCCGGCGGCCGCGTGCGCTCGATCTCGCTCGCGCCGGAGCTGCCGGGCGCGTGCGGGCTGATCGAGCGCGCGGTCGACGCCGGGCTGCTCGTCTCGCTCGCGCACTCCGACGCCGGCTACGACGACGCGGCGGCGGCGGTGCGGGCCGGTGCGCGCGCGGTCACGCACGCGTTCAACGCGATGCGGCCGCTGCACCACCGCGACCCCGGCATGCTCGGCGCCGCGCTCGACCTCGACGAGCTGACGTGCGAGGTGATCTGCGACGGCGTGCACGTCGCGCCCGCCGCCGTGCGGCTGCTGCAACGGCTGAAGGGGCCGGCCCGCACCGCGCTCGTGACCGACGCGATCGAGGCGACGGGCCTGGCCGACGGCGAGTACCGCCTCGGCGACCGCCGCATCGCCGTCGCCGACGGCCGCGCGACGCTGCCGGGCGCCGAGACGATCGCCGGTGCGACGTTGACGATGGACCGCGCGCTGCGCAACGCGGTCGTCTTCTGCGACGTGAGCGTCGCCGACGCCGCGCGG encodes:
- the nagA gene encoding N-acetylglucosamine-6-phosphate deacetylase, whose protein sequence is MDAVTLRGGRVVTPGGVVDADVVVEHGRIAAVEPRRPAFVSQDDSNPGRPGQSPGGSVDLEGRWVLPGFVDVHVHGGGGAQFNTADPEEVLRVARFHAQHGTTALLATTVAAPVDDLLVALGAIRTAVETPAADAAELLGIHLEGPFLSRRWPGAMDPGHFLDPDPALLDRLLAGGRVRSISLAPELPGACGLIERAVDAGLLVSLAHSDAGYDDAAAAVRAGARAVTHAFNAMRPLHHRDPGMLGAALDLDELTCEVICDGVHVAPAAVRLLQRLKGPARTALVTDAIEATGLADGEYRLGDRRIAVADGRATLPGAETIAGATLTMDRALRNAVVFCDVSVADAARMAATTPAELLGIADRKGSVAPGRDADLAILEPDLSLAGVMARGAWVRPLGADPAAVQPPSPSR